ATTAGTAAAAGATGAAATTTCTGACGCTATAGCAGGCTTAGGTGTTTTAGTAAATTCATTAGGTTCATATGTGTAACACCATGTAAAATCGTCTTCTTCATTTCTATTCCAGCTAAGTTTTTCTCCTGTATTATAGTCAATAAGCCAAGTATGCATCCAAAATGTATTATCTGGCACTAATACCTGTCTATTTTCAGAATCAGTTCCTTGAATATAAATATCGACAGCCACCCTATTTCTTCCGTTAGCAAAGATGTCGGACTCATTACTTATCTGACGTAGTTTTATCTTCAATTCAGATAGCCCATACCAAGATGAAGGCTGATCGTTATCATGAAAATTGTTCATATATTTTTCCTATAAGTTATATCAAACCATTTCTAAAGTTAGAACCGCTATCAAAACAATGGGTTATTAAAAAAACATAAAAATGAGCACTTGAAATTTATCATTTGACTTATAAATAAAACGCATTATATTAATTAAATTTTTTTAATCACTTAACACTTAGATTCAGATAATAACCACATATGAAAAAATATTTAAATACATTTATATTTTTTCATTGCTTTCCATTAAAAATTGAAGAACGTGCCAGCATAATGACTTTCACAATAACAATATAGCCCAAATATCCAGATTTTCTAGCGAAAAAATAATCTTTATCTTATGTCTGACTTATCTATGCATGACTTAGGTTATAATTTTTCATAACCATAAATATAATTCACCTTCATTACTTCATACAAATAACGGATACATAATTTTATTTAAATAAAAATAAAATCCTGCGATGAGCCACTTTATTTATCACCATTATAATTAGACATAAAGTCAAATTACCCCCATACCATTCTGATAAAAACATAAGAAATTATGTCCAATGCAAATTGAACTTGATATACATTAAACATAATTTATAAAAAAAATATGTATTTTATTCATACCTGATAAATTTCAATTCATAGCATGGGAGCAAGAACATACATTCCTCCCAGAAATATAGAGACGCTATATAGCACTATATATAATATGCGATGTCACTATATCACTGGAGGGAATAAATAAGGCTAACAGAAGATTTGAGATCCTTTGATGAAAGGCCGCAGTAAACATTTATCTACAGCAGAAGAAATGACGTTAGCGATCTCAGCAGATGTTTTTAATACCCTGATTTGCGTAAATAACTCATTCGCTTCATTATACTCTTTGCGCAAATACCCCAGCCATTGTTTGATACGGGCAACGTGATAAAGCCCCGTATCACCTTGCTTTTCCAGATAAGTATATTTTTGCAATAGCTTGAGTACACTACTCCACGGCATCTTTGGTTCGTTATATTTAATGACACGACTCAAATTTGGCATATGCAGGGCACCACGGCCTATCATCACGGCATTACATCCCGTCGTTTTGATACACGCTTGAGCGCTTTGCCAATCCCAAATTTCACCATTGGCAATAACAGAAATAGAAAGGCGACGCCGGATCTCGCCGATCGCCTCCCAATTAATGCGTTCTGCTTTATAACCCTCTTCTTTGGTGCGTCCATGCACAACCAGTTCAGTTGCACCAGCCTGCTGGACGGCATCCGCAATCTCAAATTGGCGTGCAGCAGAATCCCATCCCAAACGTACTTTTACTGTTACCGGCAAATGTGCAGGCACGGCTTCACGCATGGCTTTAGCTCCCTGATAAATGAGTTCGGGATCTTTTAATAAGCTAGCGCCTCCACCACTACCATTTACCGCCTTGGACGGACAACCACAGTTTAAATCGACACCCCATGATCCCAACTCAACCGCCCTGGCCGCATTTTCTGCCAGCCATTCTGGATATTGCCCAAGAAGTTGAACCCTGACGGGCGTTCCCGATGGAGTACGGCTCTGATGATGCAATTCAGGGCACAACCGGTAAAAGGATTTTACCGGCAGTAAGCTGTCAACCACACGCAGGAATTCTGTAATGCACAGGTCATAATCGTTGACTTCACTCAACAATTCTCTAACCAGAGAATCCAAAACACCCTCCATCGGTGCCAGCAAAACGCGCATGGATTATTCTCCTGCTACCGAAGC
The sequence above is drawn from the Xenorhabdus ishibashii genome and encodes:
- the dusC gene encoding tRNA dihydrouridine(16) synthase DusC, with product MRVLLAPMEGVLDSLVRELLSEVNDYDLCITEFLRVVDSLLPVKSFYRLCPELHHQSRTPSGTPVRVQLLGQYPEWLAENAARAVELGSWGVDLNCGCPSKAVNGSGGGASLLKDPELIYQGAKAMREAVPAHLPVTVKVRLGWDSAARQFEIADAVQQAGATELVVHGRTKEEGYKAERINWEAIGEIRRRLSISVIANGEIWDWQSAQACIKTTGCNAVMIGRGALHMPNLSRVIKYNEPKMPWSSVLKLLQKYTYLEKQGDTGLYHVARIKQWLGYLRKEYNEANELFTQIRVLKTSAEIANVISSAVDKCLLRPFIKGSQIFC